The Deltaproteobacteria bacterium genomic sequence GCCGGCGCGGCCCGGCGGGTCTAAGGTGATTTCCCTTGCTAGGCAAGGCGTCGTGGGCCATAATAGCATCATTTTGGGTATGGCGCTGAGGTTGGGATGCCTTGGTTTACGCCATTGGAAAGCCGGGACAACGGCTAGCCGCGGCCGCGGGCGTCTCCTCCCTCATCACGAAACCGATTTCGCGGACGGTCACGGATCTCGAATTCCGTGAAGGTCTGGAGCGACTTTCGGTGCGTAGGCGCCTTGGTTGTCCCGCATAGACGATTTTACGCAGGATCGACAGCTTATGAAACGCAGGCTCATTTCTCCTTTAGTCAGCGGTCTGGTATTGCCGGGAACAGGGCAAGTCTTAAATCGCCAACCGATCAAGGGTATTGCTCTGATCGCGGGAACGACCGTGTTGTTCCTCCTGATCCTAATGAAGGTTCTGGTGGACCTCAATCGAGTTTTTCAGACCACGCCCGACTTGAGTCCGGACCCGCAGATCATCCAAAAACTGGCGAGTGCGATGTCCGAGCAGGATCATACGTATCTGATGGTGCTGGTTATCCTGTTGCTGTGCGTCTGGATTTTTTCGATCGTGGACGCATACATACACGGTAAACGACTGGACGACATGAACAATGAGACAACTTCTGTTTGATGAAATCAGTTCCTCGGACATGGAGCGATTGGAGGAGCACCTACGGCAACACGCTGACCAGGGACCCATAGAGCAGATCTATTTCGTTGAGTTTCCGGACGATCTCTTAACGGGTGAACAGTGCACGCACGAAAACTGCAGGCCTTTCTGTTTTGCCCTGGAGACGGGCAAGAACTGGGTCAAAATCGAGTTGCTGGTCCGGAGCCGGAAGACGCTGCACTGTTCCTGTATCCAATACGCGGACAGGGAGCAAATGGATTTCATTCTCCGTTTCAGTGAACGCCTCGTCCGGGAATGCAATCTCAGAACCTGATAGAAGGACGCTATGATCGAGACCACGGTGGAAGAGCACTCAGGGGTCCAATTGGTCCGTCTCCGGGGACGCCTCGATCGGGAAGGGGCTCGACTTCTTCAGGAGCGTCTGGATGCACTGTTGAATTCCGGCGTTACGAAGCTCGTTCTGGACTTCAACGGATTGGAGAGCATGGCGGGCGCCGGCCTGCAGACTCTATGGCTGCTGCTAAAGCGCATGCGCAGGGCGAAGGGCAAGCTGGTATTGTGCTGCTTGCCCGATGCCGTGCTGGCGATCATGGATGTGGCGGGCTTTTGTTCTCTATTTCATATTGTCCAGGACGAATCGGGTGTCTGGAATGAGTTCTGAGCATACGTTTATCTCGCGACAAGACGCTTTGAACCCGGTTTCTCTCGCAACCCGGGCGGAGGGTTGGCACAGACGCTTGACTTCATGCTGTGGCAACCCTAGTTTTAATACCAGGTTAGTACACATTGGAAGTCGAGCAGGAGATTTGTTTTGAGTTGGCACTCGAACGTTGGAACTTCGGAGCGATGCATAAATTACCTCCGGCTATCCGTCACGGACCGTTGCAATCTTAGATGCCGATATTGCATGGGAGAGGAAGGAATTCAAAGAATTCCCCACGATGAGATACTTACGTATGAAGAATTCTTGCGAATCATTCGCCTAACCGTACAACGTGGTATTCGAAAAGTCCGCATCACGGGTGGCGAGCCCCTCATTCGAAAAGGCCTCCCCACATTCATACATCATGTATCGATTAAGACGGGGGTGGAAGAAATAACACTGACGACCAACGGCGTCCTTCTCGAGGAATACGCCGAAAGACTATGGGCGAACGGAATCCGCAGGGTGAATGTGAGCATGGACAGTCTCGATCCCAAGCGGTTCGAGTTTATTACCGGAAGGAATGTGTTTCACAAAGTTTGGGCCGGCATTCGCGAAACGCAACGCTTGGGGTTCGACCCCATCAAATTGAACGTCGTGGTCATCAAAGGTTGGAACGATGACGAAGTGTTGGATTTCGCCCGGTTGACATACGACGCCCCTTACCATGTTCGTTTCATCGAATACATGCCTTTGGGCGGCCCCATAGATTGGCGCTCGGACCTGGTGGTCCCGGCGGAGGAGTTGCTCCGGCGCATTGAAGCATTAGGAGACCTGTCGAAATTGGACCGTTCAACCACCGATGGACCGGCTTCGCGTTACAAACTGGCCGGGGCGCGAGGGACGATCGGTTTTATCAGCGCCATTACGCACGGATTCTGTTCTTCCTGCAATCGCTTGCGACTCACTGCCGAAGGCAAGCTCAGAACGTGTCTCTTCTCCAACGTAGAGACGGACTTGAAATCGCCGATGCGCAACGGAGCGGGAGACGAGGAACTCCTTGATATCATGGATCGCGCTGTAGCCAACAAGCCCCGGGGGCACGGCCTGGCGGAAGAAGCCACACCCGCGCTCAACCGGCGTATGTGGGGCATCGGAGGCTGAATTTCGCGGAATCGAGTCCCGAAAGGCTGTTGGTTCAATGCACGCGGACGCTATACTTGCCATCGATATAGGAGGAGGCACTCAGGATCTCCTCCTGTGGACCCCCGAAGATCGCATCGAAAACTGCGCCAAGCTTGTCTTGCCTTCGCCTACCCGAATTGTGGCGAAACGGATATCCCGGGCCACCTCGCGCAGACGTCCGATCTTCTTGTATGGAACGGTGATGGGAGGCGGGTCCAACACGGTTGCTCTCAAGAAACATCTGGATGCCGGACTGAAAGCCTACGCGGAAAAAGAAGCGGCCGCAACCTTCCACGACAACATCGAGTATGTTCGTCGCATGGGGGTCGAAATCGTGGAGGAAGCCCCGGAATTGGCGGAGAGGATTCGGCTTTTCGATCTCGATATCGAGAACTTGAATCGACTTCTCGATGCCTATGAGGTGACGCTTCCCGGAAGGTTGATCGTGGCCGTGCAGGATCACGGGTTTTCTCCGAACATCAGCAACCGGGAAATGCGATTCGCTCAATGGAAACGGTTCCTCGACGCCGGAGGAAAGCTTGAAGATCTGGTCTACGCAACTCCTCCCCCGGAAAATACTCGCATGGGCGCCATTCACAAGATACGACCCGACGCGCTGATTGTGGACACCGGTCCGGCGGCCATCATGGGAGCCATGCTGGATGATTGGGCTGTTTCCAGAATTCGAGACGGCCTGATGGTCGTAAATGTGGGTAACGCCCACACACTGGCCTATCTCGTTGCCGAAGGCCGGGTGTACGGAATCTACGAACACCACACGGAATGTCTTGATTTTGCCAAGGCCATGGATCAGTTGCAGCGTTTCAGAAACGGCCTCCTAACGTCTGAAGAAGTGTACTCCGACATGGGACATGGTGTCGTCTATTCCGAGGGCGTGAACGACCATTTTGAAAACGCGCCGATGCTGGCAACCGGCCCGCAACGGGCCCTGATCAAAACAGGGGATGTGCATCCGGCCGCGCCTTTCGGAGACATGATGCTGAGCGGCTGTTTCGGACTCGTCCGGGCGGCTCTCCATGCGTGGAAGCTGAATCGTTCGATCTGTTGAACGGAGCCGACACCCGCCCGAAATCAGGCCAAAGGAGATTCCAATGAACCTGGAAGCATTACACGAGCGGATTCGTTCCAGTACCGATTTTTCCCGAGTGGGTATGATCGCCTCGCATCGCGGCGTGGTGCGGGGAACATCCAGGGATGGCCTTCCGGTCGCGTCGTTTCATGTTAAGATGAATACGGAAAGGCTGTCGGACATCATTGAATCAGCGAGAAAGCGGCCGGGTATTGTCGAGGTCCTGGTCGAATATCAAGAAGGTGAACTCCTTCCGGGTGAAGATGTTTTGCTGGTGGCGGTGGCCGGCGATCTCCGCGATAACGTGTTTCCCGCTCTGGTCGACACGGTGGACGAGATCAAACGGTTCGCTACCGAAAGCTGGGAAAGATACGCCTGAAAAACCAACTGGAAAGGGCCGATATGAAACGTTTAGCCGTTGTCTCGATGGTAGTGGGAGTGATGGTCCTGACGTTGACCTGCGTCTACGCGGGAGAACCGGTTCAACCCACGAACGAGTCATCCGCCGCCGATGAAAACAAAGGAATCGTATCGGAAACAAAAGAGGCCATCGGCACGGGCAGTAAAGCCCTGGCTGAAGACGTGAAACAGGGGATTCGAGACGTCAAGCAGGGCGTGAAGGATGCGGGTAAAACCGCACGAGACTCGGGCGGCAAGATCAAGTCCGGATTCAAGGAAGTCGGAGGGGAGATTAAAGAAGGATACAAGGAAGTCAAAGAAGGCGTGAAAGAAGGTTTCAAGGACGAGAAATGATTCGCCTCAAGGGGAACTGCCCAGCGCCCTCTCGAAGTCGCAGGAGCGAGGTCGGGGGGGCCTTTTTTCCAAAAGCGGCCCCTCCGGTATACTGTTCCCGCGGGCCTACCATACGCAGCAATCGTTTGCTCGCTTCAGCAGACAACCCCAGACGGTCCAACTCCGATTTCAAGCCTTGGAGAGTCCCGTATCCAGCCACGTACCCGTTCACCCGCGCCCCTGCCGTGGAGCTCACAAAGTCCTCCAATTCGGGATAAATGGCCATGTATTCCTCGTCCAGTATCTGAATTCATTGATTCAGGTTAAAGGCGCCCCCGCGCCCACCCCACGATCTGGTCCGCGGACATGGCCCCTGAAACTCTCGCCGCTTCCCGCCCATGCTTGAAAAGAACCATGGTGGGAATCGACTGGACCCCGAACTTTCCGGCCAAAGCCTGCTCCTCTTCCGTATTGACTTTGGCCAGGCGCACGCGCGGATGAAGCATTTGGGCTGCTTTCTCAAACGCGGGGGCCATCATCTTGCACGGCCCGCACCAGGATGCCCAAAAGTCCACAAGAACGGGAACATCGCTTCGGCTGACGTGCTTGGCGAAGCTTTGTCCTCTCAAAGAGACCGGGTGCGCTTCGAACAGTTTTCGATGACATTTACCGCAATTCGGTCTGAGACCGAGTTTATCCGCTGGTATACGGTTCACGCTGTCGCAATGAGCACAGACAATATGAATGGACGCCGACATGCTCGCTTCCTCATCATTTACACGGTTTCCGGTTAAACGCATGGTCTGATAAGACCCCGTCCGTCTTTACGTATTTACTTTTAAACTAGATCCTGAAATTCGGAAATCAAGCCTTCAGTCCTAATGAACCTTCGACACGCCTTGGCTGCGATGTTTCCATTGACCCTTTCCGTCGATTGTGTGCATATGGGCGAGCGAACGAAAACGTTCGGGGTCCCGCCGTTTCCGGGATTTCGAAACGCTTCCCGGCCGCCCTTAAAAGCAATACGTCAACAGCTTTGGAGGGATGTCCGGGGACGACGTTCTTCGGTGGATCCGATCAGGGGAATCCGGCGTGTTTTGACACGCCGGCATATCCCTTTAACAGCCCGTTGAAAAAGCCGGATTGTTACAGGCCGTTGAAAAACGATGAGATGCAAGGCGCGCAAATCCCGAGGAAAGGCGTACATAGAGTACGTCGCAGTGACGAGGGATGAAGCGTCACGCCGTTGGCGTGACCGCGGATCGCGTTTTTCAACAGCCTGTTAAATACATCAAAGGAGGCTTTTCTTCCTTGGAGACGCAGCCCGACGATCTAGCGTCCTGGAACCGCAATGTGCGATTGTTTGCCCTTTATCGGGTGTTTTTCAATATGCGGTTCTACTACCCGGTTTTCGCTCTGTTTTACCTGGACGCGGGGGTAAGCATCGAGCAGTTTGCCGTGCTGCAGGCCATCTGGTCCCTCAGCATCGTTTTCTTCGAAGTGCCGTCCGGCATCGTGGCGGATCTGATCGGCAGGACCAAGACGTTGCGTCTAGGGGCCTTCCTCGCAGTGATCGAAATGCTGGTGTTCGCCCTTTCAACCACCTTCTGGGGTTTTGCATTAAACCGGGTACTGAGCGGATTCAACGAAAGTCTCGCATCCGGAGCAGACTCGGCCTTGTTGTACGATTCCCTGAAAGAAGCCGGGCGGCAGGATCAGTACAAACAGGCCCTGGGCAAGGCCCAATACCAGACCCTGATCTTCGGGTCGGTTTCCGCTGTGTCCGGCAGCCTCCTGTACACCGTTCACATGCGGCTCCCCATCTGGTTCACGGCCGTCTGCATGGTCGTCACCTTTATCGGGTCGTTGTTCTTCCGGGAGACCCCCAGATTGAAGCAAAAAGCGACTTTTGCCGCCGAATGGAGCATGTTTTGCAGCAGCCTGAAGATCGTTCTGGACAGCAGGGAGATCCTCTTCCTGATTCTGTTCGCGTTTCTCGTGGACTCCGGCATTCGAATCGCCATGGTGCATAACTCTCTATATTTCCAGGAGATTCTGATTCCGGTGGCCTGGTTCGGCGCCATCGGCGTGGGAATCCGTCTGGTTGGGTCCATTGTTTCGAAAAATGCCTATCGCATCGACACCGCCTTGGGTTTCAACGGATCGGCCCTCGTGGTCGGCGGGTTGGCGCTGGCGAGTTTCGCGGGCATGAGCACCATGGTTCCGTTCCTAGGTGTCGTTTTTCCGCTGGCCTTGGCGCCGTGCATGTTCTTCGTCACCGTGAATGTGGAAGGAGAAATCAACAGTCGCATTCCCAGCGATTTTCGCGCCACCATTCTGAGCATCAAGAACATCTGTTTGAATATGGGGTTTGCCGCGGGTATGATTTTATTCGACTGGAGGGCGAACGAGAGCCTCTCTCCCAGCTTCTGGGTCCTTACTGCCGTGTTTTTCGTTGGCGGACTGTTGCTGTTCGTCGCCGGACGAAAGGTCCGAATCGATTCGAAAGCGTTGGAAGTTGAAAGGAAGTGAGAACATGTATCGGCGCATATGGGGCGGGTTCGTGTCCCGGTCTGTAACCTCCTCGGCGAGTCCGCCGCAAAGAACTTGGGTATACCTGGGCCTGGTGTTGACCCTGGGGGGATTCCTGGCCGGATGCAGCTCCCGGCAAGCCGGCGTGGATCCTCTGATCGTCGGCATGGAGTTGGCCTACCCTCCCTTCGAAATGACCGACTCGAATGGGTCCCCTACGGGCGTCA encodes the following:
- a CDS encoding STAS domain-containing protein is translated as MIETTVEEHSGVQLVRLRGRLDREGARLLQERLDALLNSGVTKLVLDFNGLESMAGAGLQTLWLLLKRMRRAKGKLVLCCLPDAVLAIMDVAGFCSLFHIVQDESGVWNEF
- the moaA gene encoding GTP 3',8-cyclase MoaA, producing MSWHSNVGTSERCINYLRLSVTDRCNLRCRYCMGEEGIQRIPHDEILTYEEFLRIIRLTVQRGIRKVRITGGEPLIRKGLPTFIHHVSIKTGVEEITLTTNGVLLEEYAERLWANGIRRVNVSMDSLDPKRFEFITGRNVFHKVWAGIRETQRLGFDPIKLNVVVIKGWNDDEVLDFARLTYDAPYHVRFIEYMPLGGPIDWRSDLVVPAEELLRRIEALGDLSKLDRSTTDGPASRYKLAGARGTIGFISAITHGFCSSCNRLRLTAEGKLRTCLFSNVETDLKSPMRNGAGDEELLDIMDRAVANKPRGHGLAEEATPALNRRMWGIGG
- a CDS encoding DUF1786 domain-containing protein, producing MHADAILAIDIGGGTQDLLLWTPEDRIENCAKLVLPSPTRIVAKRISRATSRRRPIFLYGTVMGGGSNTVALKKHLDAGLKAYAEKEAAATFHDNIEYVRRMGVEIVEEAPELAERIRLFDLDIENLNRLLDAYEVTLPGRLIVAVQDHGFSPNISNREMRFAQWKRFLDAGGKLEDLVYATPPPENTRMGAIHKIRPDALIVDTGPAAIMGAMLDDWAVSRIRDGLMVVNVGNAHTLAYLVAEGRVYGIYEHHTECLDFAKAMDQLQRFRNGLLTSEEVYSDMGHGVVYSEGVNDHFENAPMLATGPQRALIKTGDVHPAAPFGDMMLSGCFGLVRAALHAWKLNRSIC
- a CDS encoding molybdenum cofactor biosynthesis protein MoaE, with the translated sequence MNLEALHERIRSSTDFSRVGMIASHRGVVRGTSRDGLPVASFHVKMNTERLSDIIESARKRPGIVEVLVEYQEGELLPGEDVLLVAVAGDLRDNVFPALVDTVDEIKRFATESWERYA
- the trxC gene encoding thioredoxin TrxC; this translates as MSASIHIVCAHCDSVNRIPADKLGLRPNCGKCHRKLFEAHPVSLRGQSFAKHVSRSDVPVLVDFWASWCGPCKMMAPAFEKAAQMLHPRVRLAKVNTEEEQALAGKFGVQSIPTMVLFKHGREAARVSGAMSADQIVGWARGRL
- a CDS encoding MFS transporter, which produces METQPDDLASWNRNVRLFALYRVFFNMRFYYPVFALFYLDAGVSIEQFAVLQAIWSLSIVFFEVPSGIVADLIGRTKTLRLGAFLAVIEMLVFALSTTFWGFALNRVLSGFNESLASGADSALLYDSLKEAGRQDQYKQALGKAQYQTLIFGSVSAVSGSLLYTVHMRLPIWFTAVCMVVTFIGSLFFRETPRLKQKATFAAEWSMFCSSLKIVLDSREILFLILFAFLVDSGIRIAMVHNSLYFQEILIPVAWFGAIGVGIRLVGSIVSKNAYRIDTALGFNGSALVVGGLALASFAGMSTMVPFLGVVFPLALAPCMFFVTVNVEGEINSRIPSDFRATILSIKNICLNMGFAAGMILFDWRANESLSPSFWVLTAVFFVGGLLLFVAGRKVRIDSKALEVERK